Proteins encoded by one window of Salarias fasciatus chromosome 1, fSalaFa1.1, whole genome shotgun sequence:
- the LOC115387522 gene encoding up-regulator of cell proliferation-like codes for MAEAYINKQGALLNFLLKLGLEKYHPNKLTSQHLREINKNSLYVQTASTPAEIPWCFLRNLYKVNTECRNSIQLSTSEEENFDLFDFDLYTDNGCADKQVNPLDVIVALFHCADNFLQQEMALKMSMCQLSVPLLLPSSNNSQSTLMLWALRDIMKEWCPQDLSDSKGFVENNIVQADIPFYSFVRLRNCSLSKSQLLNQILSHGQQSHNIFLHRDMDGGSIKRVIANGLVEVCWYLPCGKENLDVFPEPVAFANLRGDICESLSEFQFLFQVSNATFIFLDKVEQDEHEALMSLKNVQNKLFLVVNCKDGSKSEDMTSVKTILKDIKIPNSSVTIKNPNVNGAQLSKKLCTAIKTSLSDVKSTVSIANMVKTAVELGFFVDENKTDEQKKATEEIISGIGNRNTNYKKQQLPLQGEDWKRLSKLQKKECRLNVSDESSVEEYKCHLQDEQRAIREEQGKRKLSEGMKIFIENVSTEDKVKMNVFLKWMKMKLDTDSREKLSEMRNEYKEVCKKKDTNRIAELDQALLDSSLGIEHYMREMGLIYEFSIQSQETTYDISGLPGLAAEMLLDGYPLELLDGDASNIPEKWITDVLMEVHRKVGGQSRLLVLTVLGVQSSGKSTLLNTMFGVQFPVSSGRCTRGAYMLFLKVGQDLKSELNCDFIVLIDTEGLKSPDLARQDNSYEHDNQLATFVIGLSDVAIINIAMENSTEMKDVLQITAHAFLRMKQIGKKTVCHFVHQNVGGVSAHSKCMTERQHILDQLNEMTVIAAQMEKQPNIKAFTDVLDYNIERNNWNIPGLWHGIPPMAAVSTGYSEAVADFKRNLLEKVKEDRNGQPSTIPEFLEWMRSLWKSVKFEDFIFSFRNTLVAHAYDNLCKQFNEWEWEFRKEIFSWQRGAEVEILNTDNQSQEDTLNNLVVSKKTEVSNKIEKQQTLMKQKLSSYYRRKHGHINLIEKYQADFFNNIKCLAREIKHSVDTALDRALQMKVNRKKTQELQKKYRSVIEEQVMKLLRDCKDRSLPDEELKQEFEKMWDKTTADVSGPKERDVAANVLNQLRKNFSNLSVNEELENTDLKEIGIEPFKVKEELTHSKKGESDLQSVADKVIASCTQFITDKVKTNVDYHESLANDLLQEINQTLKNYKCQNIKLFEIDLKLHICGIASREFQKMHRTFLSENDPKTQFEKHKDQYLTDFLDLYKNKDQGQRKARDFVRVCIKPAVNDYINRSLGIDIVDEMLSSSNSTKYSSRNYFQYNIQKELLEKESFDSFVKYICSYEIYVKDWILKQIQENLSENNTLGKLKTKILLTIAEKISDATEEASKGDNDVPLPDNTESIAKFISNMRKILIKDISISEEDVKTVLFTIQSTCHTFINSFKMVLEDLKEELQHEFSQNENIPETLSKLSIKPQDELFQRVFGCGQQCPFCKVPCEAGGKEHKEHHAAVHRPQGLGKYRYIYTEKLAEKLCTTDVQSNFRFSNTDTRGKQQLFKEYSKYYPEWHIPPDSTIQASDYWKYVLTQYNERFAEEYKAKPADVPEAWKKITKEQALKGLKEAFNINGINLSLGKKEQKF; via the coding sequence cCCTGTTGAACTTTCTGTTGAAACTTGGACTGGAGAAATATCATCCCAACAAGCTGACTTCTCAGCATCTTAGAGAGATCAACAAAAACAGTTTATATGTACAAACAGCTTCAACTCCTGCGGAAATACCATGGTGTTTTCTAAGAAATCTCTACAAAGTCAATACTGAATGCAGGAACTCTATACAGTTATCAACCAGTGAAGAGGAAAATTTTGATCTTTTTGACTTTGACCTTTACACTGACAATGGTTGTGCAGACAAACAGGTTAACCCTCTTGATGTCATTGTTGCTCTTTTTCATTGTGCCGACAACTTCTTGCAACAGGAAATGGCCCTCAAGATGTCAATGTGTCAACTGTCTGTCCCACTCTTGCTCCCCTCCAGCAACAACAGTCAAAGTACCCTGATGCTTTGGGCTTTGCGAGACATCATGAAAGAATGGTGTCCACAAGACCTATCTGACTCAAAGGGGTTTGTTGAGAACAACATTGTACAAGCAGATATACCATTCTACTCTTTTGTGAGGCTGAGAAACTGCAGTTTATCCAAGTCCCAGTTATTGAATCAGATCCTCAGCCATGGCCAACAGAGTCATAATATCTTCCTACACAGAGATATGGATGGAGGATCAATCAAGAGAGTAATAGCTAATGGACTGGTCGAGGTTTGCTGGTACCTTCCTTGTGGAAAAGAAAATCTTGATGTATTTCCAGAACCAGTGGCTTTCGCCAATTTGCGAGGAGACATCTGTGAGTcactttcagagtttcagtttctgtttcaaGTGTCAAATGCTACATTCATATTCCTGGACAAAGTTGAACAAGATGAACATGAAGCTCTGATGTCcctaaaaaatgtgcaaaacaaacTTTTCCTGGTTGTGAACTGCAAGGATGGAAGCAAAAGCGAGGACATGACGTCTGTCAAAACAATACTAAAAGACATAAAAATACCAAACAGCAGTGTGACAATCAAAAATCCAAATGTGAATGGAGCACAGCTCTCAAAAAAACTTTGCACTGCCATCAAGACGTCTCTCTCAGATGTCAAATCTACAGTTAGCATTGCAAATATGGTGAAGACAGCTGTTGAACTTGGATTTTTTGTGGACGAGAACAAAACAGACGAACAAAAGAAAGCAACTGAGGAGATCATCAGTGGCATTGGAAATAGAAATACAAATTACAAGAAGCAACAACTTCCTCTCCAAGGAGAGGATTGGAAAAGACTGTCAAAACTACAAAAGAAGGAGTGTAGACTAAATGTATCTGATGAATCCAGTGTAGAAGAGTATAAATGTCATCTGCAAGATGAGCAAAGAGCAATCAGAGAAGAACAAGGAAAACGCAAACTGTCTGAAGGGATGAAGATCTTTATTGAGAATGTCTCCACAGAagacaaagtgaaaatgaatgtatttctgaaatggatgaaaatgaaactggaCACAGATTCAAGAGAGAAACTGTCAGAAATGCGGAATGAATATAAAGAAGTATGCAAGAAGAAGGATACAAATCGCATTGCAGAGTTGGATCAAGCTTTGCTGGACAGCTCTTTAGGAATAGAGCATTACATGAGAGAGATGGGGCTGATCTATGAGTTCTCCATACAGTCTCAGGAAACCacatatgacatatctggtctCCCTGGCTTGGCTGCTGAGATGCTGCTGGATGGATATCCTTTGGAGCTCTTGGACGGAGATGCTTCCAACATCCCAGAGAAATGGATAACAGATGTGCTGATGGAGGTCCACAGAAAGGTTGGAGGGCAAAGCAGACTCTTGGTGCTGACTGTGTTGGGTGTTCAAAGCTCTGGAAAATCAACCCTCCTAAACACCATGTTCGGAGTGCAGTttcctgtcagcagtgggaGATGCACCAGAGGAGCTTATATGCTTTTCCTCAAAGTTGGACAGGATTTGAAAAGTGAGCTTAACTGTGATTTCATAGTTCTCATTGACACAGAGGGTCTGAAATCTCCTGATTTGGCTCGCCAGGATAACAGTTATGAGCATGACAACCAGCTGGCAACCTTTGTCATTGGTTTAAGCGATGTTGCTATTATCAACATTGCAATGGAGAACTCAACTGAAATGAAAGATGTCCTACAAATCACAGCTCATGCATTTTTGAGAATGAAGCAGATTggcaaaaaaacagtttgtcaTTTTGTCCATCAGAATGTTGGTGGAGTTTCAGCTCATTCAAAGTGCATGACAGAAAGACAACATATCTTGGATCAACTCAATGAAATGACTGTGATTGCAGctcaaatggaaaaacaaccaaacattAAAGCATTTACAGATGTGTTGGACTACAACATCGAAAGAAACAACTGGAACATACCTGGACTCTGGCATGGAATCCCACCAATGGCAGCAGTGAGCACTGGTTACAGTGAAGCTGTAGCAGATTTCAAGAGAAATCTCTTGGAGAAAgtaaaagaagacagaaatggTCAACCCTCAACAATTCCAGAGTTTTTAGAGTGGATGAGAAGTCTCTGGAAATCAGTCAAATTTGAGGACTTCATCTTCAGCTTCAGAAACACCCTTGTGGCTCATGCCTATGACAACCTTTGCAAACAGTTCAATGAGTGGGAATGGGAGTTCAGAAAGGAAATCTTCTCctggcagagaggagcagaggtaGAGATCCTAAACACCGACAATCAATCTCAAGAGGACACTTTGAACAATTTAGTTGTgtccaaaaaaacagaagtgtcCAACAAAATAGAAAAGCAACAAACTCTCATGAAGCAGAAGCTCTCAAGTTACTACAGAAGAAAACATGGACACATAAATCTGATTGAAAAGTACCAAGCTGACTTTTTCAACAATATCAAATGTCTTGCTCGTGAAATTAAACATTCTGTGGATACTGCACTGGACCGTGCACTTCAAATGAAAGTTAACCGAAAGAAAACTCAAGAATTACAGAAAAAATACAGAAGTGTGATTGAAGAGCAGGTCATGAAGCTCCTCAGGGACTGCAAAGACCGTTCACTGCCTGATGAAGAGCTGAAGCAAGAGTTTGAAAAGATGTGGGATAAAACCACGGCAGATGTTTCTGGGCCGAAAGAGCGAGATGTTGCAGCAAATGTCCTGAACCAGCTGAGAAAAAATTTCTCAAACCTGAGTGTCAATGAAGAGTTGGAGAACACTGACTTGAAGGAAATAGGGATTGAGCCATTTAAAGTAAAGGAAGAACTTACACATTCCAAAAAGGGTGAAAGTGATCTGCAGAGTGTTGCAGACAAAGTTATAGCGTCTTGCACACAGTTCATAACTGATAAAGTGAAGACAAATGTAGACTACCATGAGTCTTTAGCAAATGATCTGCTACAAGAAATTAATCAGACCCTTAAAAACTACAAGTGTCAAAACATAAAACTATTTGAAATTGACCTGAAGCTTCATATTTGTGGCATTGCATCAAGAGAGTTTCAGAAAATGCACAGAACATTTCTGTCAGAAAATGATCCGAAAACTCAGTTTGAGAAGCACAAAGATCAGTACCTGACTGACTTTCTTGATTTATACAAAAACAAGGACCAAGGCCAACGCAAAGCAAGGGATTTTGTCAGAGTTTGCATCAAGCCTGCTGTTAATGACTACATCAACAGATCTCTTGGTATTGATATTGTGGATGAAATGTTGAGCAGCTCCAACTCAACAAAGTACAGCTCTCGTAATTATTTCCAGTATAACATTCAGAAAGAGCTGCTAGAAAAAGAAAGCTTTGATAGTTTTGTCAAGTACATTTGCAGCTATGAAATTTATGTAAAGGATTGGATATTAAAGCAAATTCAAGAAAATCtctcagagaacaacacactgggGAAACTGAAGACCAAGATTCTGCTGACCATAGCTGAAAAAATCTCAGACGCCACAGAAGAAGCATCAAAAGGAGACAATGACGTTCCGTTACCAGACAATACAGAAAGCATTGCAAAGTTCATCAGCAACATGCGAAAAATTCTGATTAAAGACATTTCAATCTCAGAGGAGGATGTAAAAACTGTCCTGTTTACAATCCAAAGCACCTGCCACACATTTATCAACAGCTTCAAGATGGTATTGGAAGATCTAAAAGAAGAACTTCAACAtgaattttcacaaaatgaaaacatcccaGAGACATTAAGCAAACTTTCAATCAAACCACAGGATGAACTTTTTCAACGTGTGTTTGGCTGTGGACAGCAGTGTCCATTTTGTAAAGTTCCCTGTGAAGCTGGAGGAAAAGAGCACAAAGAACATCATGCTGCTGTTCATCGGCCTCAAGGTCTTGGAAAGTACAGGTACATTTACACTGAAAAGCTTGCTGAAAAACTGTGTACTACGGACGTGCAAAGTAATTTTCGCTTCAGTAATACAGATACTCGAGGGAAGCAGCAACTATTCAAAGAGTACTCAAAATACTATCCAGAGTGGCACATTCCTCCAGACAGCACCATCCAGGCTTCTGACTACTGGAAGTATGTTTTGACGCAGTACAATGAACGATTTGCAGAAGAATACAAGGCAAAGCCAGCTGATGTTCCAGAGGCCTGGAAGAAGATCACAAAGGAACAAGCACTGAAAGGCCTGAAAGAAGCTTTCAACATAAACGGAATAAATCTCTCTCTGGGCAAGAAAGAACAAAAGTTCTAA